The following coding sequences lie in one Corynebacterium humireducens NBRC 106098 = DSM 45392 genomic window:
- a CDS encoding nucleoside deaminase codes for MITDVDRDWLVRAVDLARQALEAGDEPYGSVLVGADGTELFADHNRISGGDSTRHPEFAIARWAAENLTPEGRAQAVVYTSGEHCAMCSAAHGWVGLGRIVYAASSRQIGQWRAELGHPAAPVNAIPIQDVVPGITVDGPDEEQGARVKELVAQM; via the coding sequence ATGATCACCGATGTTGACCGTGACTGGCTCGTCAGGGCCGTTGACCTGGCACGACAGGCGCTCGAGGCGGGTGACGAGCCCTACGGCTCCGTCCTCGTCGGCGCCGACGGGACCGAACTGTTCGCCGACCACAACCGCATCTCCGGCGGGGACTCCACCCGCCACCCCGAGTTCGCCATCGCCCGGTGGGCGGCCGAGAACCTCACCCCCGAGGGCCGCGCGCAGGCCGTCGTGTACACCTCCGGCGAGCACTGCGCGATGTGCTCCGCCGCCCACGGCTGGGTGGGGCTGGGACGGATCGTCTACGCCGCCTCGTCCCGCCAGATCGGGCAGTGGCGCGCCGAGCTCGGCCACCCCGCCGCCCCGGTGAACGCCATCCCGATCCAGGACGTCGTCCCCGGGATCACGGTCGACGGGCCGGACGAGGAGCAGGGTGCGCGGGTGAAGGAACTCGTCGCGCAGATGTAG